A region of Jannaschia sp. W003 DNA encodes the following proteins:
- a CDS encoding META domain-containing protein: MRVLAVLLVVAACGPDETISGYSDREAVWALESIGGDPVPPGATIRFPAEGEAVGEGPCNAFRAEQTAPYPWIELGPVAATRRACPLLAVETRYFGALERATLAEASDRVLILSGGPDGELVFRRTDP; encoded by the coding sequence GTGAGGGTGCTCGCCGTGCTCCTCGTCGTCGCCGCCTGCGGGCCCGACGAGACCATCTCGGGCTACAGCGACCGCGAGGCCGTCTGGGCCCTGGAAAGCATCGGCGGCGACCCGGTCCCCCCGGGCGCCACGATCCGCTTCCCGGCCGAGGGCGAGGCGGTGGGCGAAGGCCCCTGCAACGCCTTCCGAGCCGAGCAGACCGCCCCCTATCCGTGGATCGAGCTCGGCCCCGTCGCCGCCACCCGCCGCGCCTGCCCGCTGCTGGCCGTCGAGACGCGCTACTTCGGCGCGTTGGAGCGGGCGACCCTGGCCGAGGCGTCGGACCGCGTCCTGATCCTCTCGGGCGGCCCCGACGGCGAGCTGGTGTTCCGCCGCACCGACCCCTAG
- a CDS encoding thiamine pyrophosphate-binding protein, which translates to MRHGGRILADQLRIQGVERVFSVPGESFLAALDGLHGVGIPNVVCRQEGGATMMADATARLTGRPGVAFVTRGPGATNASAGLHIAQQDSIPLVLFVGQIARGHRDREAFQEVDYRAFLGPLVKWAAEIDDTRRIPEYVARAFSVARSGRPGPVVLALPEDMLSAEADVPDRPAVSVPVPAVPDLSELVERLRKAKRPVVVAGGPGWTAEASAALQAWAERHGLPVAVSFRRQDAIDNRSTAYAGDLNVGPNPKLAARLAAADVVLALGTRLGDCATFGYETLDPAALDAALIHVHADPDELNRVWPTALPILARGPDAALALAARNDAPMGHDPLPARADYDAWRTPRETPGAVKLEQVIRHLDETLPEDAIVANGAGNYAAFLHRYYGWKGAGTQLAPTSGSMGYGLPAAIAASIHDPGRTVVCMAGDGCLQMTVNEMSTAVQHGATPIVVVCDNGRYGTIRMHQERHYPSRVSGTDLANPDFAALARAYGGEGWTVRDQSEFAPALEAARACGKLAVIHLHLDPRMLSPGADLPD; encoded by the coding sequence ATGCGCCACGGCGGACGAATCCTCGCGGACCAGCTCCGCATCCAGGGCGTGGAGCGGGTGTTCTCCGTCCCGGGCGAGAGCTTCCTCGCCGCCCTCGACGGGCTCCACGGCGTGGGCATCCCCAACGTGGTCTGCCGGCAGGAGGGGGGCGCGACGATGATGGCGGATGCCACCGCGCGGCTCACGGGGCGGCCCGGGGTCGCCTTCGTCACGCGCGGGCCGGGCGCGACCAACGCGAGCGCGGGCCTGCACATCGCGCAGCAGGACTCGATCCCGCTCGTACTCTTCGTGGGCCAGATCGCCCGCGGGCACCGAGACCGCGAGGCCTTCCAGGAGGTCGATTATCGCGCCTTCCTCGGCCCCCTCGTGAAGTGGGCCGCCGAGATCGACGACACCCGCCGCATCCCCGAATACGTCGCGCGCGCCTTCTCGGTCGCCCGATCCGGGCGCCCCGGCCCGGTGGTGCTGGCGCTGCCCGAGGACATGCTGTCGGCCGAGGCCGACGTGCCCGACCGCCCCGCCGTCTCGGTGCCCGTGCCGGCCGTCCCCGACCTCTCGGAACTGGTCGAGCGGCTGCGGAAGGCCAAACGCCCGGTCGTGGTCGCGGGCGGGCCGGGCTGGACGGCGGAGGCCTCGGCGGCGCTCCAGGCTTGGGCCGAGCGCCACGGCCTGCCCGTGGCCGTCAGCTTCCGGCGGCAGGACGCGATCGACAACCGCTCGACTGCTTACGCCGGCGACCTCAACGTCGGCCCGAACCCCAAGCTCGCCGCGCGGCTTGCGGCGGCGGACGTGGTGCTGGCCCTCGGCACCCGGCTCGGGGACTGCGCGACCTTCGGCTACGAGACGCTGGACCCCGCAGCCCTCGACGCGGCGCTGATCCACGTTCACGCCGACCCGGACGAACTGAACCGCGTCTGGCCCACCGCGCTGCCAATCCTCGCCCGCGGGCCGGACGCGGCCCTCGCCCTCGCCGCGCGGAACGACGCGCCCATGGGCCACGACCCGCTCCCCGCGCGCGCCGACTACGACGCCTGGCGCACGCCGCGCGAGACGCCCGGCGCGGTGAAGCTGGAGCAGGTGATCCGCCACCTCGACGAGACGCTGCCCGAGGACGCCATCGTGGCGAACGGGGCGGGCAACTACGCGGCCTTCCTCCACCGCTACTACGGCTGGAAGGGCGCGGGCACGCAGCTCGCCCCCACCTCCGGCTCCATGGGCTACGGCCTGCCGGCGGCCATCGCCGCCTCGATCCACGACCCCGGACGGACGGTGGTCTGCATGGCCGGCGACGGTTGCCTGCAGATGACCGTGAACGAGATGTCGACGGCGGTGCAGCACGGCGCCACACCCATCGTCGTCGTCTGCGACAACGGCCGCTACGGCACGATCCGCATGCATCAGGAGCGGCACTACCCCAGCCGCGTCTCGGGCACCGACCTCGCGAACCCCGACTTCGCGGCGCTCGCCCGCGCCTATGGCGGCGAGGGCTGGACGGTGCGCGACCAGTCCGAGTTCGCGCCTGCGCTGGAGGCGGCGCGCGCCTGCGGCAAGCTGGCGGTGATCCACCTGCACCTCGACCCGCGGATGCTCAGCCCCGGCGCCGACCTGCCGGACTAG
- a CDS encoding acyl dehydratase yields MDASAPHVVEDRMDPARAAAMAATLGRPAPGAALPRFWHHAHFWEAHPPEALGRDGHPRPGIAPIPETGFPRRMWAGGALRWFAPLRTGEPAEKATRVLSLERKAGRTGPFALLRLEHWITQGGRLCVEERQDLVYRPDPAPGDATPPPPEAPEGEVLGAVPTDPVTLLRFSALTFNGHRIHYDAAYAREVEGHGGVVVHGPLLAEALIHAAGDVAAFRYRATAPLLAGERGEVMRDRARFWIRGPDGRLCMEGEAT; encoded by the coding sequence ATGGATGCCTCCGCCCCCCACGTCGTCGAGGACCGCATGGACCCCGCGCGGGCCGCCGCCATGGCCGCTACGCTCGGGCGCCCCGCGCCCGGCGCCGCCCTGCCCCGCTTCTGGCACCACGCCCACTTCTGGGAGGCGCATCCGCCCGAGGCCCTGGGCCGCGACGGCCACCCCCGCCCCGGCATCGCGCCGATCCCCGAGACGGGGTTCCCGCGCCGCATGTGGGCCGGCGGGGCCCTGCGCTGGTTTGCGCCCCTGCGGACGGGCGAGCCGGCCGAGAAGGCGACGCGGGTGCTCTCGCTGGAGCGCAAGGCGGGGCGCACGGGGCCGTTCGCGCTCCTGCGGCTGGAGCACTGGATCACCCAAGGAGGCCGTCTGTGCGTCGAGGAGCGGCAGGACCTCGTGTATCGCCCCGACCCCGCGCCGGGCGATGCCACGCCACCACCACCCGAGGCCCCCGAGGGTGAGGTGCTGGGCGCGGTCCCGACCGATCCCGTCACCTTGCTGCGCTTCTCGGCCCTCACCTTCAACGGCCACCGCATCCACTACGACGCCGCCTACGCGCGCGAGGTCGAGGGCCACGGCGGCGTGGTGGTGCACGGCCCCCTGCTGGCCGAGGCGCTGATCCATGCCGCGGGCGACGTCGCCGCTTTCCGCTACCGCGCCACGGCGCCCCTGCTCGCGGGCGAGCGGGGCGAGGTGATGCGGGACAGAGCGCGCTTCTGGATACGCGGGCCGGACGGGCGGCTGTGCATGGAGGGCGAGGCGACCTGA
- a CDS encoding FAD-binding oxidoreductase, which produces MEVTVRGAGVAGLSAAFACARRGAKVRVVDPRGVGAGASGGVVGALAPHVPENWNPKKAFQLESLLMSADWWAAVAEIGGGDPGYARDGRLQPVPDEAARERAEERARGAEALWQGRATWRVETSPEGWGPGTALAIRDSLSGRLHPERACHALADAIRALGGEVVPEGEDRGAVIHATGWRGLEALRNEAGRPAGAGIKGQAAVLGLDRRGLPQLFADGLHVVPHADGTVAVGSTSERAFDGEATTDAALDDVVTRARAAVPALRDAPVLRRWAGVRPRARSRAPMLGAWPGRAGHFVHNGGFKIGFGVAPLCAELLADLVLEGRDAIPEGFRVKASL; this is translated from the coding sequence ATGGAGGTGACGGTGCGCGGCGCCGGGGTGGCCGGACTGTCGGCGGCCTTCGCCTGCGCCCGGCGCGGAGCAAAGGTGCGCGTGGTCGACCCGCGCGGCGTGGGCGCGGGCGCCTCGGGCGGCGTGGTGGGCGCCCTGGCCCCGCATGTCCCTGAGAACTGGAACCCGAAGAAGGCGTTCCAGCTCGAGAGCCTGCTGATGTCCGCGGACTGGTGGGCCGCCGTCGCCGAGATCGGGGGCGGCGACCCCGGCTATGCGCGCGACGGACGGCTCCAGCCCGTGCCCGACGAGGCCGCGCGCGAGCGGGCCGAGGAGCGGGCGCGCGGGGCCGAGGCGCTCTGGCAGGGGCGCGCGACGTGGCGCGTCGAGACTTCGCCGGAGGGCTGGGGGCCGGGCACGGCGCTGGCGATCCGCGACTCCCTCAGCGGCCGGTTGCATCCCGAACGGGCGTGCCATGCGCTGGCCGATGCCATCCGCGCGCTGGGCGGCGAGGTGGTGCCCGAGGGCGAGGACCGCGGCGCGGTGATCCACGCCACCGGCTGGCGGGGGCTGGAGGCGTTGCGGAACGAGGCGGGCCGGCCGGCGGGTGCGGGCATCAAGGGGCAGGCGGCGGTGCTGGGGCTCGACCGGCGGGGCCTGCCGCAGCTCTTCGCGGACGGGCTGCACGTGGTGCCCCATGCGGACGGCACGGTGGCGGTGGGATCGACGTCGGAGCGCGCGTTCGACGGCGAGGCGACCACGGACGCGGCTCTCGACGACGTAGTGACGCGAGCGAGAGCGGCGGTGCCCGCGCTGCGGGACGCCCCGGTGCTGCGCCGCTGGGCCGGGGTGCGCCCCCGCGCGCGCAGCCGGGCGCCGATGCTGGGGGCCTGGCCGGGCCGCGCGGGGCACTTCGTGCACAACGGTGGCTTCAAGATCGGCTTCGGCGTGGCGCCGCTGTGTGCCGAGCTTCTGGCCGACCTTGTGCTGGAGGGCCGCGACGCGATCCCGGAGGGCTTCCGCGTCAAGGCGAGCCTCTGA
- the mnmD gene encoding tRNA (5-methylaminomethyl-2-thiouridine)(34)-methyltransferase MnmD — protein sequence MIDAQEPEIAWRDGVPVATRFDDPYYSLRGGAEETAHVFLGGNDLPARLRPGFRVAELGFGTGLNALVLAAAWDGPAIAMTSFELHPMARADMARALAAFHALDAAPLLDAWPSERIALGSVDLRLVFGDARETLPAWEGRADAWFLDGFAPARNPELWEDALMAEVARHTAPGGTFATYTAAGHVRRALEAAGFHVERRPGYANKRHMTAGRMP from the coding sequence ATGATCGACGCGCAGGAACCCGAGATCGCGTGGCGCGACGGCGTGCCCGTCGCCACGCGCTTCGACGACCCCTACTACTCCCTGCGCGGCGGGGCCGAGGAGACGGCGCACGTGTTCCTCGGCGGCAACGACCTGCCCGCGCGCCTCCGCCCCGGCTTCCGGGTGGCCGAGCTGGGGTTCGGCACGGGGCTGAACGCGCTGGTGCTGGCCGCCGCGTGGGACGGGCCGGCGATCGCGATGACGTCGTTCGAGCTGCACCCCATGGCGCGCGCCGACATGGCCCGCGCCCTCGCCGCCTTTCACGCGCTCGATGCGGCGCCCCTGCTCGACGCATGGCCCTCGGAGCGGATCGCGCTCGGAAGCGTCGACCTCCGCCTCGTGTTCGGCGACGCGCGCGAGACCCTTCCCGCATGGGAGGGACGGGCCGACGCGTGGTTCCTCGACGGCTTCGCACCGGCCCGGAACCCGGAGCTTTGGGAGGATGCGCTGATGGCCGAGGTCGCGCGTCACACCGCTCCGGGGGGCACCTTCGCCACCTACACCGCCGCCGGCCACGTGCGCCGGGCGCTGGAGGCGGCGGGTTTCCACGTCGAGCGCCGCCCGGGATACGCGAACAAACGCCACATGACCGCGGGGCGCATGCCGTGA
- a CDS encoding DMT family transporter has protein sequence MVATTAVFAAQDGISRHLAGEYNVLMVVMIRYWFFAAFVVALAARQPGGLRRAARPRRPVLQAVRGLLLAAEVCVMIAAFTLLGLVESHAVFAVYPLLVTVFSGPLLGERVGWRRWTAVAAGFAGVLVILAPGAGVFSPLVLVPLASAALFALYNLLTRLASRTDPTEVSFFWTGTVGAAAMTAAGIWFWEPMSGPDWGWMAVLCVTGVAGHWLLIRTYAAAEASVVQPFAYLQLVFASLIGITVFGEAIRANVLWGAALVIAAGLFTLARASKKAAP, from the coding sequence ATGGTCGCCACCACGGCCGTGTTCGCCGCGCAGGACGGCATCTCTCGGCACTTGGCGGGCGAGTACAACGTGCTGATGGTGGTGATGATCCGATACTGGTTCTTCGCCGCCTTCGTGGTCGCGCTCGCCGCGCGCCAGCCCGGCGGGTTGCGCCGCGCCGCGCGGCCCCGGCGCCCCGTGCTCCAGGCGGTCCGGGGGCTGCTGCTGGCCGCCGAGGTCTGCGTGATGATCGCCGCCTTCACGCTGCTGGGCCTCGTCGAGAGCCACGCGGTGTTCGCGGTCTATCCGCTGCTCGTGACGGTGTTCAGCGGCCCGCTCCTCGGCGAGCGGGTGGGATGGCGCCGCTGGACGGCGGTGGCGGCGGGCTTCGCGGGCGTCCTCGTCATCCTGGCGCCCGGCGCGGGGGTGTTCTCGCCGCTGGTGCTGGTGCCGCTGGCCTCGGCGGCGCTGTTCGCGCTCTACAACCTGCTGACCCGCCTCGCCTCGCGCACCGACCCCACCGAGGTGTCGTTCTTCTGGACCGGCACCGTGGGGGCCGCGGCGATGACCGCCGCCGGCATCTGGTTCTGGGAGCCCATGAGCGGCCCGGACTGGGGCTGGATGGCGGTGCTCTGCGTGACCGGGGTCGCGGGGCACTGGCTCTTGATCCGCACCTACGCCGCCGCCGAGGCCAGCGTGGTGCAGCCCTTCGCCTACCTGCAGCTGGTCTTCGCCTCGCTGATCGGCATCACGGTGTTCGGCGAGGCGATCCGCGCCAACGTCCTGTGGGGCGCGGCCCTGGTGATCGCGGCGGGCCTCTTCACGCTGGCGCGGGCAAGCAAGAAGGCCGCCCCCTGA
- a CDS encoding lytic transglycosylase domain-containing protein has translation MAIRLLRAVCAAALLGAPAPAFATVDGEFRLGLEHLRQGRVDAARAAMSRTEDAVLRDVILWHLVRDRAAGWHEATDFLRRNPDWPARTTLRRQTERSMPSALPPAEVVAFFEGEPPVSPEGVLRLAVALRALGRGPEAEALAVEHWLTEPMRAAAHSGFLSLFGEALAPFHAARLDALLWSEDFQSAGRMLSLVPAAERKLAEARIALHENRPGVDATIAAVPEALQDHPGLAYERFAWRLRKGRREGEGGALEILFQFDESADSLGHPAAWGKHRERLARGLMQDGFAEEGYRVAARNHLPDGDRNVGGIEWLAGYMALRHRGEPEVAAAHFDRFDANVASPISKGRAGYWQGRAWEAAGDAEKARAAYAKGAEYQTSFYGQLAAERADLPADPLLAGAEQFPPVAETSLKDSTVLPAAKLLAEAGYRNLAERFVVDLADALPRQEIGTAIDEILSWDEPHLALKMAKQAASRGYELHRGYYPVTALAQMDSPVAPELALSIARRESEFDPIVVSHAGARGLMQLMPGTAKEMAGMVGVSYEQWRLTDDPLYNAKLGTAYLGELEAEFGASPVLVPAAYNAGPSRARRWSGQFGDPSDPAVDIVDWIEDVPFGETRNYIMRVSESLLPYRAQLTGEAGEVRLTDWLKNGYGEFRAGAIKATRGDAAEDAAPATAAE, from the coding sequence ATGGCAATCCGACTTCTGCGCGCGGTTTGCGCCGCGGCGCTCCTGGGCGCTCCGGCGCCCGCATTCGCGACCGTCGACGGTGAGTTCCGGCTCGGGCTCGAGCACCTTCGCCAGGGCCGCGTGGACGCCGCTCGCGCCGCGATGTCGCGCACCGAGGACGCGGTGCTGCGCGACGTGATCCTGTGGCACCTGGTGCGCGACCGCGCCGCCGGCTGGCACGAGGCCACCGACTTCCTCCGCCGCAATCCCGACTGGCCGGCCCGCACCACGCTGCGCCGCCAGACCGAGCGCTCCATGCCCTCCGCCCTGCCGCCCGCCGAGGTGGTCGCCTTCTTCGAGGGCGAGCCGCCGGTCTCGCCCGAGGGCGTCCTGCGCCTCGCCGTGGCGCTGCGCGCGCTGGGCCGCGGGCCCGAGGCCGAGGCCCTCGCCGTGGAGCACTGGCTCACGGAGCCCATGCGCGCCGCCGCGCATTCCGGCTTCCTGTCGCTGTTCGGCGAGGCGCTCGCCCCCTTCCACGCCGCGCGCCTCGACGCGCTGCTGTGGTCCGAGGACTTCCAGAGCGCCGGCCGCATGCTCTCCCTCGTGCCCGCCGCCGAACGCAAGCTCGCCGAGGCGCGCATCGCGCTTCACGAGAACCGCCCCGGCGTGGACGCGACCATCGCCGCCGTGCCCGAGGCGCTGCAGGATCATCCTGGCCTCGCCTACGAGCGCTTCGCCTGGCGCCTGCGCAAGGGCCGCCGCGAGGGCGAGGGCGGCGCGCTGGAGATCCTGTTCCAGTTCGACGAGAGCGCCGACTCGCTCGGCCACCCCGCCGCCTGGGGCAAGCACCGCGAGCGCCTCGCACGCGGGCTGATGCAGGACGGCTTCGCCGAGGAGGGCTACCGCGTCGCGGCCCGCAACCACCTGCCCGACGGCGACCGCAACGTCGGCGGCATCGAGTGGCTCGCCGGCTACATGGCGCTGCGCCACCGCGGCGAGCCCGAGGTCGCCGCCGCGCACTTCGACCGCTTCGACGCGAACGTCGCTTCGCCCATCTCCAAGGGCCGTGCCGGCTACTGGCAGGGCCGCGCCTGGGAGGCCGCGGGCGACGCCGAGAAGGCCCGCGCCGCCTACGCCAAGGGGGCCGAGTACCAGACCAGCTTCTACGGCCAGCTCGCCGCCGAACGCGCGGACCTGCCCGCCGACCCGCTGCTCGCGGGCGCCGAGCAGTTCCCGCCCGTCGCCGAGACCTCGCTGAAGGACAGCACCGTGCTGCCGGCGGCGAAGCTCCTGGCCGAGGCCGGCTACCGCAACCTCGCGGAGCGTTTCGTGGTGGACCTCGCCGATGCCCTTCCCCGCCAGGAGATCGGCACCGCCATCGACGAGATCCTCTCGTGGGACGAGCCGCACCTGGCCCTGAAGATGGCCAAGCAGGCGGCGAGCCGGGGCTACGAGCTGCACCGCGGCTACTACCCCGTCACCGCCCTCGCGCAGATGGACAGCCCCGTTGCCCCGGAGCTGGCCCTGTCGATCGCCCGCCGGGAATCCGAGTTCGACCCCATCGTCGTCTCCCACGCCGGCGCGCGCGGGCTGATGCAGCTGATGCCCGGCACCGCCAAGGAGATGGCCGGCATGGTGGGCGTCTCCTACGAGCAGTGGCGCCTGACCGACGATCCGCTCTACAACGCCAAGCTCGGCACCGCCTACCTGGGCGAGCTGGAGGCCGAGTTCGGCGCCTCGCCGGTGCTGGTGCCGGCGGCCTACAACGCCGGGCCGTCGCGCGCGCGCCGCTGGTCGGGGCAGTTCGGCGATCCCTCGGACCCGGCGGTCGACATCGTGGACTGGATCGAGGACGTGCCGTTCGGCGAGACCCGCAACTACATCATGCGCGTCTCCGAGAGCCTGCTGCCCTACCGCGCCCAGCTCACCGGCGAGGCCGGCGAGGTGCGCCTGACGGACTGGCTCAAGAACGGCTACGGCGAGTTCCGCGCAGGCGCGATCAAGGCCACCCGCGGCGATGCCGCCGAAGACGCCGCCCCGGCCACCGCGGCCGAGTAG
- the dapA gene encoding 4-hydroxy-tetrahydrodipicolinate synthase produces the protein MFKGSMPALVTPFRGGAVDFEALGALVDWQIAEGSHGLVPVGTTGESPTLTHAEHEAVVEAVVERAAGRVPVIAGAGSNNTVEALRFVEHAKRVGAAGALVVTPYYNKPTQAGLVAHFTALAEVGLPIVIYNIPGRSVVDMTPETMGELSKLPAIVGVKDATGDLARVSAQRTSCGADFVQLSGEDATAHGFNAQGGVGCISVTANAAPGLLAQMQEATLRGDYAEALRIQDRLMPLHRAIFAEPGVTGAKTALALLGRCEPDVRLPLLPASSATRERIADALRHAGLLD, from the coding sequence ATGTTCAAAGGCTCCATGCCCGCGCTCGTCACGCCCTTCCGGGGCGGCGCCGTGGACTTCGAGGCGCTGGGCGCGCTGGTGGACTGGCAGATCGCCGAAGGCTCGCACGGACTGGTGCCCGTCGGCACCACGGGCGAGAGCCCTACGCTCACCCACGCCGAGCACGAGGCCGTGGTCGAGGCGGTGGTGGAGCGGGCCGCCGGACGGGTTCCGGTGATCGCGGGCGCGGGCTCCAACAACACCGTGGAGGCGCTGCGCTTCGTGGAGCACGCCAAGCGCGTCGGCGCCGCCGGCGCGCTGGTGGTGACGCCCTACTACAACAAGCCCACGCAAGCGGGCCTCGTCGCCCACTTCACGGCGCTGGCCGAGGTCGGGCTGCCGATCGTCATCTACAACATCCCCGGCCGGTCGGTCGTCGACATGACGCCCGAGACCATGGGGGAGCTCTCCAAGCTCCCCGCCATCGTCGGCGTGAAGGACGCGACCGGCGACCTCGCGCGCGTGAGCGCCCAGCGCACCTCCTGCGGTGCGGACTTCGTGCAACTGTCCGGCGAGGACGCCACGGCGCACGGGTTCAACGCGCAGGGCGGCGTGGGCTGCATCTCGGTCACCGCCAACGCGGCGCCGGGGCTGCTGGCGCAGATGCAGGAGGCGACGCTGCGGGGCGACTACGCGGAAGCCTTGCGGATCCAGGACCGGCTGATGCCCCTGCACCGCGCCATCTTCGCGGAGCCCGGCGTGACCGGCGCCAAGACCGCGCTCGCCCTCTTGGGCCGCTGCGAGCCGGACGTGCGCCTGCCGCTCCTCCCCGCCTCGAGTGCCACGCGCGAGCGCATCGCGGACGCCCTGCGCCACGCCGGCCTCCTGGACTGA
- the smpB gene encoding SsrA-binding protein SmpB → MAKTKTAEERNYKIVAENRRARYEYAIEDDLEVGVMLQGSEVKSLREGGGANIAESYCEVKDGELWLVNAHIATYAPAVTWGHEERRRRKLLARNREIARLWNATKREGYTVVPLVMYFNHRGIVKLKVGTGKGKKVADKRETAAKRDWQRQKARLLKEHS, encoded by the coding sequence ATGGCCAAGACCAAGACCGCCGAAGAGCGCAACTACAAGATCGTCGCCGAGAACCGGCGCGCCCGCTACGAGTACGCCATCGAGGACGACCTCGAGGTGGGCGTGATGCTGCAGGGCTCCGAGGTGAAGTCCCTGCGCGAGGGCGGGGGCGCCAACATCGCCGAGAGCTACTGCGAGGTGAAGGACGGCGAGCTGTGGCTCGTGAACGCCCACATCGCCACCTACGCGCCCGCGGTCACCTGGGGCCACGAGGAGCGCCGCCGCCGCAAGCTGCTGGCCCGCAACCGCGAGATCGCCCGCCTGTGGAACGCCACCAAGCGCGAGGGCTACACCGTCGTGCCGCTGGTGATGTACTTCAACCACCGCGGGATCGTGAAGCTGAAGGTGGGCACCGGCAAGGGCAAGAAGGTCGCCGACAAGCGCGAGACGGCCGCCAAGCGCGACTGGCAGCGCCAGAAGGCGCGGCTGCTGAAGGAGCATAGCTGA
- the sseA gene encoding 3-mercaptopyruvate sulfurtransferase — protein sequence MTDDPATLVSTAWLAARLPSPDLRVIDASWYLDPARDPRAEYEAAHIPGARFVALDDVSDARSALPHMAPPTEKFLSRMRRLGVGDGHTIVVYDGWDGGLFSAPRLWWLLRMFGQRAAVLDGGLAKWRAEGRPLSSEPPAIRDRHMIARRDPAAMRDVTEVARAAKLGTAQIVDARAAARFRGEAPEPRPGLRAGHVPGALNLPFAELFRPDGTMKDEAGLRAAFAAAGVDLARPVITSCGSGVTAAILNLALARLGHPDHALYDGSWAEWGMYPDLSVETGP from the coding sequence GTGACCGACGATCCCGCCACCCTCGTCTCCACCGCGTGGCTCGCCGCGCGGCTGCCCTCGCCCGACCTGCGGGTGATCGACGCCTCGTGGTACCTCGACCCCGCCCGCGACCCGCGCGCCGAGTACGAGGCCGCCCACATCCCCGGCGCGCGCTTCGTCGCCCTCGACGACGTCAGCGACGCCCGCTCCGCCCTACCCCACATGGCGCCGCCCACCGAGAAGTTCCTGTCGCGCATGCGCCGCCTCGGCGTGGGCGACGGGCACACGATCGTGGTCTACGACGGCTGGGATGGCGGCCTCTTCTCGGCCCCGCGCCTCTGGTGGCTCCTGCGGATGTTCGGCCAGCGCGCGGCCGTGCTCGACGGCGGGCTGGCGAAGTGGCGCGCCGAGGGCCGCCCCCTCTCGTCCGAGCCGCCCGCGATCCGCGACCGCCACATGATCGCCCGCCGCGACCCCGCAGCCATGCGCGACGTCACCGAGGTCGCCCGCGCCGCCAAGCTCGGCACGGCCCAGATCGTGGACGCCCGCGCAGCCGCGCGCTTCCGCGGCGAGGCACCCGAGCCGCGGCCGGGCCTGCGCGCCGGCCACGTGCCGGGCGCCCTCAACCTGCCCTTCGCGGAGCTGTTCCGCCCCGATGGCACCATGAAGGACGAGGCCGGCCTGCGCGCCGCCTTCGCCGCCGCGGGCGTGGACCTCGCGCGCCCCGTCATCACCTCCTGCGGCTCGGGCGTGACGGCGGCGATCCTGAACCTCGCCCTCGCCCGCCTCGGCCATCCCGACCACGCGCTCTACGACGGCTCCTGGGCCGAGTGGGGCATGTACCCAGACCTCTCCGTGGAGACCGGCCCATGA